The Pirellulimonas nuda genome includes a region encoding these proteins:
- a CDS encoding (5-formylfuran-3-yl)methyl phosphate synthase codes for MPPTAPGPQLLVSVRCASEARAALDGGADWIDVKEPARGPMGAPAIGAVRAVARALHGRRPLSVAGGELTRLAPRWLAGLAGVPGVGVLKLGLAGAAALDDWTDALGAAQRLLPARVRVVPVAYADHAAAGCPSVESVMNAALGAGLGWVVIDTFDKSRGSLFDHWPQRDADAALRSTTLRVVLAGRLDEHALRVAAALGPAVVGVRSLACDGGRGGVVSRPRVAAARRTILGSTVRAAVNHPGGAEAADAG; via the coding sequence ATGCCCCCCACTGCCCCCGGGCCGCAACTGTTGGTGAGCGTCCGCTGTGCGTCGGAAGCACGCGCGGCGCTCGACGGCGGCGCCGACTGGATCGACGTCAAGGAGCCCGCCCGCGGACCGATGGGCGCCCCCGCGATCGGCGCCGTCCGCGCGGTCGCACGCGCCCTGCACGGGCGCCGCCCGCTCTCGGTCGCCGGCGGAGAGCTGACGCGGTTGGCGCCCCGGTGGTTGGCGGGGCTGGCGGGCGTGCCGGGGGTCGGCGTGCTCAAGCTGGGGCTGGCGGGCGCGGCGGCGCTGGACGATTGGACCGACGCGCTGGGCGCGGCCCAACGCCTGCTCCCTGCGCGGGTCCGCGTGGTCCCGGTCGCCTACGCCGACCACGCGGCGGCCGGGTGCCCCAGTGTTGAGTCGGTGATGAATGCTGCGCTGGGCGCGGGCCTCGGGTGGGTCGTGATCGACACGTTCGACAAGTCGCGCGGAAGCCTCTTCGACCACTGGCCCCAGCGCGACGCCGACGCTGCGCTGCGCAGCACGACGCTGCGCGTGGTGCTCGCCGGGCGGCTCGACGAGCACGCGCTGCGCGTCGCGGCGGCGCTCGGCCCCGCGGTGGTCGGCGTGCGATCGCTGGCGTGCGACGGGGGACGCGGCGGGGTGGTTTCGCGGCCGCGCGTAGCGGCCGCGCGGCGCACGATTTTGGGATCAACTGTGCGCGCCGCTGTCAACCACCCGGGCGGCGCAGAGGCCGCGGACGCCGGCTGA